The stretch of DNA AATTGAGGCGTCAGACCGTACCTTGGCTGGCGCCGTCCCCCACAGCACACCGATTTTGACTGACGGAGCGCTAAATTTAGGTGAGTTTACTTTAGGCTTATGGGTTACCGGTACTACAACATTTGTGATGCTTTTGAGTCTTTCAACCTTTATATTTATAACACAATGTCCTAGTCAAACTTAATCCATCAGTCAAAACATAATTGCGCTAACTAATTTTAGCGATTATGCAACCTGCATAAGCTTTAGCCATCGAAACCAGTTAAGCTAGGTTTTGTACTCAGGGACAAGGCTACATGAAGTGACCGACATAACTAATCAAGAGGATGATCACTACGGTTTCGGCGGCGCGCAGCCAACCACGATAGTGATGCCACTCAAGATTAGCAAATCGGTGATAAAGCCAGCGATTTAACCAGTGCATCATGACTGGGAGCCCGAAGAAAATAAAGATGGCCGCTAAGAAAGTGACCCGAGTCAGCCAGTTGGTCTCAGTGAGACTCGACAATAGCAGCAGGACCCAGCCAATGGCATAGGCCCACCAGAGGCCTTTGCGAACCGGCGGCCAATAACGACTCACCCAGTGTCGTGCCGGCCGTAATCGCATTACCGGTTTCGTTGGTGGCTCAATCGCTGTCAGCAACGCGGTGGCATTTTGGTAGCGGCGTTGGGGATCAAGAGCAGTCGCTTTTTCAATGATTGGGCGCCAGAACGGTGCTGTCGTTAATTGCGTCAACGAAGCTTGTCGACTCACGGGAACTTTGCCAGTCAATAAGCAGTTCAACACGATGCCCAGGGAGTAAATATCACTACGGCCATCGGTTTGGGCAAAGCCATAGTTCTCCGGCGCCGCAAAACCACTCGTCCCCAGTAATCGCGTATCGCTACTTTGATCACGTTGGTGCTGACGGGCAGCACTGATATCAATTAAATAATAATGTTGATTACTCACCATAATATTGCTTAATTTGAGATCACGATGCACGATTGCCAGCTTTTCTAAATGCTGGAGGCTCTGAATGAGATCAAGCGCCACTTGCTTCACTTCATCGGAACTAAATGTCCCCTGTGCTTGCAGTCGTGCTGCCAACGACTGACCGTTAATCAACGTTTCAATACTAACGAGACAATCGTCCTGATGCAAGATTTCTCGAATCTGGGGCATCAGCGGTGTGGGGTGTGCCTTTAATTGTTGCATGACGGCCAGTTCAGACGTGGCAACTAGTTTAGCCACGTAAACGACCTGTTGTTGCTGTACTAACAACGGAAATTCACGACCCGTCACCAGCGGTCCCAAGGGCGTATATGTATTAGCGGTTAATAGCTGCATCGCTTGGACAATCAGTAGCATGTAAAAACGTCCTTTCTTACAAGACTTCGACACTTAATCACAATTAAAATTTTGGAGGAATTACAATGTCAAAACAAACAATCATCGATGAAAATGGTCAAAAATACGTGCAACAAACAGTCAAAAGTACCCACCGGTCACGAACAGCTGAGTTAGTTTTAGGAATCATCGGCGGGATCTTCGGCATGTTCGGTGGCATTTTAGCCATGGGTCTAGGCGGCTTAGGGAGTGCTATTGGCGCCAGCGGTAGCAGTAGCTTAGGCAGCTTGGGCGGGGCTTGTATTGCCGTGTCAGCA from Lactiplantibacillus brownii encodes:
- a CDS encoding protein kinase domain-containing protein, with the translated sequence MLLIVQAMQLLTANTYTPLGPLVTGREFPLLVQQQQVVYVAKLVATSELAVMQQLKAHPTPLMPQIREILHQDDCLVSIETLINGQSLAARLQAQGTFSSDEVKQVALDLIQSLQHLEKLAIVHRDLKLSNIMVSNQHYYLIDISAARQHQRDQSSDTRLLGTSGFAAPENYGFAQTDGRSDIYSLGIVLNCLLTGKVPVSRQASLTQLTTAPFWRPIIEKATALDPQRRYQNATALLTAIEPPTKPVMRLRPARHWVSRYWPPVRKGLWWAYAIGWVLLLLSSLTETNWLTRVTFLAAIFIFFGLPVMMHWLNRWLYHRFANLEWHHYRGWLRAAETVVIILLISYVGHFM
- a CDS encoding DUF4064 domain-containing protein, with product MSKQTIIDENGQKYVQQTVKSTHRSRTAELVLGIIGGIFGMFGGILAMGLGGLGSAIGASGSSSLGSLGGACIAVSALAIVLAALINKNHKLMGWLIIICGVLNIVFVSYFGILSGLLIIIAGGLALRK